TGCTTCCCTGACAGATCACATCTAATATGGAAATATGTTCTAGTGAGTTATCAGTCACGTCTGTCCTGATTTTAGACCCACTGTTTTTGGATTGTGTTTGTAGTTCAGTGTCACGAGTTAAAATCtccacactgacacaaactccAAGAGCCCAAATCTGTTTTGGTTCACAGAGTACTTTGCTGCTGACTACAGAGGCAGACATGGCTCTCATAATAACCTGTCTCATGCCCAAATCCCTTTGTTTGGGGTGGAGCTGTGAAACAGGTCCTTCTCGTAATATAACCACTGTTATGGTTTTGTCAGAATAGTCACTTTGCTACATCTGGTCTGTCAGGGTTGTATAGTGTAACAGAAATATCAACAATTGCATCACGaagctgttgtttctttttgttttttttgtactttattttctCCCATCGATTTCTTTCTTCCATTAGTTTGATGTCGTTCCTTCCATTTTCTGTTGATTTGATgttctctgtcctctgtgtttGCCAGATGGGGCTGCAATGCGGGCAGGTGTtcagacaggagacaggatcATTAAGGTACCGAGTTCATCTATTTCCATGTCCTAAAGCTCCTAATGTCACCGTTCTCTTCTCAGTGTCTGATGCGGAGGCTGTGGGCTGCCACCTACTGGCCACTCAGCATCGCTGCACTGTCTGTGGTTAAAATGTTATGTCCTAAAATGAATTTGTGCCTAGaaggttttggttttgttaatTCTCATCATTTCTCTCTTACAGGTTAACGGGACCCTTGTTACACATTCTAACCACATTGAAGTGGTGAAACTTATCAAATGTGAGTTCCTGTGTCTGAAGTTTAGCCACgttttcaaaataacatttaaactaaaactgaattaaaacaaaatccaaTTGTCTTTGTTGTTTAATTCTAGCGGGCTCCTATGTGGCCCTCACAGTGTTAGGGCGCCCTCCAGGGCTTGCCCAGATCCCTTTGCCCGAAGCAGAGCCTGAAATGTTGGGCGTTAGCATATCATCTCCAAACTCTCCGGCATCAGAACGCCCCTACAGTCCTCAGGACCGCCTCTCCTCTCCACAGCCACCATGGGTACTAGAGacattcatctctctctgtctcttaaCAACATCTCTGTTTCTgcaaagttatttttaaacgCAGCTATATTTTATACACCTAACATATGCTCGCATTCTTATCATCATCTGTATTATGAGCCacagttctttctttctgcttttcaaCTTCCCTTTTCGTTTTTCCCCACAGGATGAGAGCAGCACTGTCTGCAACCAGAAGGCTGACATCTTGCAAAAGAAGCTCTCAAAAGagcagcaggagctgcaggttAGCATAACAATCACTGTCACTTACCGTCTTCCCTTCTAACACCTCTTCTTGTAGGCGGTAGTGAGGTGGTTTCCCCTTTTATTGCACAGCTACATAAACCTAAATCCTCTTTAAGGTGCCTCTGTTGAAAATCAAAAGTATCACCTCTCGCTTGTCTTCAAAAAGAACAATGTTTTGGGTTTGGAGACGACGTGCACGCTCGATGAGACTGCTGTTACTCATGCAGTACCTTTCTAAACATTCACTGCAGCATCAACATATGATATATTCTGCTCGACTGATTTTGTACCAGCTGCAGCGACCTACTGTTCCTGCTCTGATTACTCTCCTCTTTCCGTCTAGGCCATGAAGGAGGAATACAGCAGGAACCCCTCCCCCAAACTACTGAAAGACATCCAGGAAGCTAAAAAACACATTCCTCAGCTGCAGGGTCAGCTCCTCAAGGCCACTGGGACGACACAGGTACCAGCCAAATTTAGAATATCCATAGAATATCTGGGGACTCTGCTGGCAGCATCCTCTGTATAATTTTGTGTACAACGTTTAGACCTCGTTCCAGACAAACATTAATCCTAATCTTGTCATAGGATTAGGCTTCCTCTGTGGGAAGCCActcttttgtgtctgtgttacagCTTATTTTATGCACATCACTCACTGAGCCGTGCATTATGTATATCACCGTATTAGTCTGCTGTATGTGAATTCTAGGCATATTGTATGAGATTACACTCTTGAAATATTCACAAATCCATGTATAGACTGATATATGGTTAGCTTTGTTTGTAGCCTGAGCTGtaacatagatagatagatagatagatggataaatAGATAGATGCTATAATAATCCCAAGCTGGGAAATTTCAGGGGAACGTCTCTTGCTGTTTATAATCACTAACAAATCCTGCATGTATCCTCAGGATGCTGTTCCAGGTGGTGATGCAGAAGACAGTAGCTTGTTTGAGACAGAGCGCACACTAGCCCTTAAAGGAGACAACAGTACAGACCTGTCCTGGAGCAGCACTCCTGTAAGTTCACAAGCTCCATCCCATTCATTTGCATGAGCTGAGTCAGATCTGTGTACGTTTTCAAAGTTTCTGGTGAATCTTTGTAAAATATCGAGATTGAATGCGAAGGTAACGCTTTGTTGCACGCCCACCTTCCAGATATCTCGCATTTTCGGGCACGTTTCTCCAGAGAGCCAGTTTCAAAGAGAGTCATCCTGCCCCAGCCCAAAGAGCACACCCAGGAACAGCCTCAACTCCTGCCACTCCCCTGAGACAGAGGACGCCACTGACCTGGTAGCCACACTGTTTGGCATCTACTAGTTCTCCTCAGAATAATGATGGACTCCCCTCTGCTGGTGTACACTGATGTTTGACAAATGTTGGACCACGGGTGGGAGTTCAGGGGAGTGTAATCTCACAATACgctgttgttttttgctttgtctGCAGGACTCTCTGTCTCCTACCACAGTCAGCAGTCCCTCCTATTCCCGCCTTGTCTCGCAAATCATTGGAGCTGAAGATGATTATTTTGATTCAGACCAGGAACAGGTATTTCTTCACAGCGTAACGTCAACATCCCGTCATTCGTTATTCATTAAAAACTGCAGGGAGTTTGAAATACCTGTTTCAACCGTTGCGCCGGCTGTGTTTCAGGCAAACGGCCAGTGTAACAGCTTTAATAGTATTGAGCAGCTCAAGTCTCGCCCCGCCCACCTCGCAGCCTTTCTGCATCACGTCATCTCTCAGTTCGACCCTGCTCCTGTGGTAAGAGACCCTTCCTTCACGCGTTGTTAAGCATCATTTATGTATTAATTTCATGCTTTTATAGCATCCTGGCTGACTctgaggtttcttttttttttaatctttgtgcCGTTCTCAGCTGTGCTACCTCTATGCTGACCTCTACAAGCAGACCAACTCCAAAGAGACCAGACGGGTGTTCATGGACCTCCACAACTTCTTCATTGACCGGGGAGCAGTACGTcttctcagtgtttttgttatAGTAAAACACACGAGAAAAAGTCTAtaattctttgtttgtttgtctttctttctttaatgcCATGCCGAATGTTATGTTTCAACATTACTACaatccttctctttttttgttgttaaatggaatgtttttttcattttcattgcaGCATTTAAAAGTTACCGTTCCTGAATCTGTTTCCTCTGATCTTGGTGAGTATTTCTTTCGTTGcttcttttgtttagtttggttGTGTGTCCAGAGTCGCTTTCAGGCGGTGatatttttcatacttttgCACTTCTATAGTTCattgtgttgtcattgttttaattACTTAGTCAGCCGTGCACACTCTTGACAAACGTGTTAGGAAATCAAATGCTCTAACGGTTTGGAAAGCATTACTTAACTCTAGTACCACCTGTTTGGTGTGCGCGTCACGATCCCTCTGCGCTTTTGTGtaatgtatgagtgtgtgtgtttgcagatcGGCGGCGGACAGAACTGATCCCAGAAGAAATTAACAGGCAGCATGTTCAAACACTGCAGGACTCTCTGCTTCCTGACATTCAGAAGAACCTTGAGGACTTTAGGTAAACTTTCCAACTGTGAATTTTTAGTTTCGGTTCTGAGCATATTGTCAGTTCAACGGTTCATGcaagaatagaaaagaaatcagTGTTCACTCGATTGCTCACTCTTTTTAGTCAGGACTTATATGAAGCCAACAGTCAGTCGTTCGCCGGTGTCGGGTCATTGATAGCCTGATAGTCTCTGTGACTACAGTGGTTCCAGTGTGTCCTGCACCGTTGGCACTAGTTGGACCTGTCGGCAGCTTTGCAGACCATTCAGCATTTTGAAGTGGAGCGTGTCGgtcatacttttttttctggctgGCTGATCAACTTGGATAACCACTGCCTGAGAAGAAAAGTGGAtgtgacaaaacacaaattGCAATCCAAATTTAATTACGCCAATATTTTCATTGTTCCAACCGGGCCTCGAACCGGCGacactttccctctccctctatcACTTTACTGAGAACTTGTAGCCTCCTAGATGAGGATGGGTACAGATACTTTGTACCATAACGGCACCAGTGCTGACGCAAACTGAAAAGCAACACCGATTTCAGTGACACTGGATTTTTAGTGATTTTTAATTGCCACCCCCTtagttattttctttcctccaaGAACTTTATTCAAAATTTGTaaagtgcaaatataaaaaaaaatggatggaagtgaaccttcaaaattcCTAAGGCcaaacggtcaaaagtttggctgtacttcacctcaaaagatgcagactctgcaacctgcaacaagtgctcaaaGAAGATGTTGCGCAGgctattttatattaattaatttatttatagttattatttatttatagtattttatagtatttatagtatttatttatagtatttaaattattattctgttcaacttgcatgtcacaaaatgccttaaaaattaaataaaaaggcacaGTTTCTGCCCaaaatttgtatgttttccattcattaAGCACCGCTCCAGGCACCATTTAATCACTGGCACCGTTTCAAAACTACTGTTTTGGTACCGGTActggataaaaccttaacgatatCCACCCCTACCCAACTAGTAGTTCTTCCAGTTTCTGCTTTtcaatgacaaacacaaaccattGCCACCTGGTGGATTAAAGAGGTATTTCCCTTCACCAGGCACAGTGGTGcaaatgtgtaatgtgtgtcAGCGTCCGCCTTTGTTGCCTGTAGTTCTTTGATGTCCATTGTTTGTATCCGTACTCTAAGGCAACCTGATCTTTTTGATACATGCAGGCAGAAGCGCAGTATGGGCCTAACAGTGGCTGAAGTTGAGCTGGCCAGACTGGACCACGAGAGAGGCAGAGACCGTGTCACTCTAGAGCGGGAACGCTCATACGCCGAAAACATCATTGCCAAGATAGAAGATATTCTGTGAGTAGCGCTTAATTCAGAAATATATAAAGACTTTTGTTTGGCTACACATCCACACAATCCAGAACTCCCTCTATCTCTGTttagtttctcttctttgtgttgtttacaggTTATCGACTCAgaccacagaggaagagaaatggtAAGAATCCTTATTTATTTGCCCTGTGGAGCATATGGTTAATTGATAAGAAGAGCATTCCTTAAAACATGTGGTGGAGATTATCTGGGGCTTCAACAGCTCTCATGgcctctcaaaccatctgtttCTTCACATTGCATTTACGGTCCATCATATGGCTCACAATTATCTAATAGAATTATCTAGCCGTGGCTTATTGTATTAGATTTTTTGACTACTTCAAATTAGTAATAAAAATCTTTTACGGTATCAGTGTCAGTGGCAGTATTTCTTCATCTTTGAAGTACAGTCTTTGATGTTTCGACTGAGAGTACACAACACCAAGATATTGGCGTCATCGTGGCCCCGCTCTGCAACCCCCACGCTTTACAAATTAAGCACTCGGGCATTCTcttgaagaaaaacatgtaatttatgCACTATGTTTATCTTAAATTATGCAAAAGTGCGACTGGTTGAAACAGTCCTGTTTGAAATGCCATATGGTCGCAGCACAGCCCAGATGGTTTGTGTAGAAATTGTATGAGAACGACTGGCGTGACATATGGTACAAGTCACAATATGGATACTTGTTCTCTTCAGATTTCAgcattgtcttgttttgtttattatgaTTCAGAACGCAGCTCAAGTatttccacttgttttttttctgttcagcaCCACAATGCAGTATGTTATCTATACGTACATGAAGCACCTTGGAGTGAGGGTTAAGGAACCTCGCAGTCTGGAGTCCAAAAGAGTCCGGATCAGCTTTCTTCCCAAGATTAAGGTACTTCACATGCATCTTCTACGCTGAGcattcctcctctccctttatCGCCTACATGACACTTTGCCTTCTCTCGTCATTTGATGATCTACAGAAAAGCATGAAGGCtgaaaaggagggagaagagaaagttaagaaaaacagatttcaaAGTATCCTTGCACCTCAGCGTCGGCCCAGTCGCATCGAAGCAGCTTCAGGTAAGTTGCGACTGTTAAATGAACCAAAGTAGCGTCAGTACttctgaagcttttttttctttagaaattCTGACGTAAGTTTTCTCCTCAGTGGGTAAAGCCCTGGACAGTCGCCCCCGGCCTCAGAAACAGTTGTCTCAGCCTTCGTTGGGGGCAAGCGACCACGCGGAGGCCGTCCGTCTGAGAGGCAGCCAGTCGAGCGAGGGCTCCGAACTCACGCACTTCATGGCCGTCAACACTTCATCCCCAATCAGCGCCACCTACAGCTCGGACAACAGCCGGGACGCTGAAAGTTGTGAGCTGCGAAGCGAACAAATCAAACTAGAACATTAGGTTGTGATGGAGGAATGGTTTCTAACTCATTTCTCTGTCTCGCCAGGTGGGACTCCAACCTCAGGCATCTCCAGGCTGAGTGACGGCCCCCAGCCCGACCCTCTGGAGGGGTTGACGTACGCTGCTCCAAACTTTGATCTTTACAGCCTGGACCAACTACAAGAGGACGACAGAGAAAGCGACAAGTGCGTTTGTCGTCACATTTCGCAACACGATTGCATTAAGATTTCTAATTTACGTCATTGATTTccctgttgatttttttttttttgtagaccTCATGAGGGAACACCAAAGGCCATAAGAAGGTAAACACTCAAAAGAAATAATGCTAATAAAGGTAATGGGGAATTTATTAACTAGATTAAAAGCTAACGTTTCTTCTTTGCCATAGGCTTGAGGGACTGGGAGCAGCTGATGTCCAGAGTGAGGACGACCAAGGGACGGACTCCGAGCACGATCCCCCAAACTGGCAGCAGCTGGTGGGACGAGACGTCCTAGCGGGTCTGAGGCCTCACGAAATCAAGAGACAGGAAGTTATTAACGGTGAgaactgaagtgaactgaagctacatttaattttttaaagaatgtagcagcttttctgtctcttctttctgtctcacaGCTGTGCAGGGGAGCATTCGCTGTGATCCAACCCAAAGTCTTGTCAAATGTACACTATGTTGAAGCGCGTACAGAGCTGCCATCTTGAATAAACGTCTTGCATTGTGTCTGCAGAGTTGTTTTACACCGAACGAGCACACGTGCGGATGCTGAAGGTTCTGGACCTCGTTTTCTACCAGAAGCTTTCCAAAGAGGCCATCCTGCCTCCCGCCGACATCAAGAACATCTTCACCAACCTGGAAGAGATTCTGCAGCTACAtggtaaacacacaaaagcaccaGACACACGCACCCGTCTGGAATTTGCCATAAAGTTTCATGTATGCATGACTGATGTCGAACCATTAAGATGGAGTAGCACGCACCAAAAGAAAGGAAGCgtgaattaaaataaagctgaaCTACAGCAACATACACATAGACCATCACATTGTCATGACGCATTCTTCGTATTTGTTATCTCAAAGCACACGCTGACTACCCGGTGCTGCCTTTCCTTTTGAATTTCAGTTTCAATACTTGAGCAAATGGTAGCCGTTCGGAAGAGAAATGAGTCTTCAGTAATTGATCAGATAGGAGACGACTTGCTCTCCTGGGTGAGTACAATTCTCCGTCCAAAATTGTATTTCCTCTTTCAAACAATTTCTTATATTGAATACATTTCAAGATGACTGATAtggtagggaaaaaaaaaaacagtgtgcaCAAAGAAATTGAACTGTTGCCCTGAAATTGCTTCATAGCAAGAGGGGGTTGTTGACGCTGGTGTGAGATTGCTTTTCTCAGCCATGGTCCTGTTATTTTTTGACATGATGTCTGTACACGAATGTGGCTTTGTACAGTTTATATGGGACGGAGCGGGAATTATTGGCTTTTTTTCTTACCCTTCACATAAAACATGGCATAGTTGAACACCTGCTTACCCCCTGTAACAAGAGGTGTCATGGCAGGGGAAGCAAGTGGGGGGGGAGTGTTAGCTTGTTCCTGAGTAAACGGTTATGTCAGACAGTGCCCCAGATTTGCCTGACATTTCCGCATCTCAGCATAGTGTGTGATGTATCGGATGTGCGGTAGCCCCGTAAGGGCTCGCAGCCCAGCTCGTCTAAAATCGCTCTATGGGGGATAAGTAGGGTAAACGGTCCCCTGAGGGTCTGAGCATTGATCCCGTCTGCGCTGAAATCTAAGCCGCCTATGAGGACGTAAGCCCGGCCCCCCTCTCTTCCGGGACTCGCTGCACTGATTAAATACTGGACATTTCCATGGCAACTGCCCCCTGTCCCAGATCGCTTGAGTTACTGTCCGTCTCTGCTCCGTCCGTCCGGTCTTGTGTTGGGTGGTTTACAGTTCAGCGgcgcagaggaggagaagataaaGCAGGCCGTGGGGACGTTCTGCAGCAACCAGCCTTTCGCTCTGGAGATCATCAAGACCAAGCAGAAGAAAGACTCCAGGTTCACGTCGTTCATTCAGGTACTCGCATCATGCTCACGGGTTAAACCACTTATATATAGATCTGTCAACTGAATGGCAGCCCGAGCTACTTTTAGTGCGGTTCACTCAGGATTTATGTTTCTGCTAAGGCTGTGTAAGTGCACccaacttgtgttttgttgctttgCAGGAGGCAGAGAGTAACAGACAGTGTCGCCGCCTGCAGCTTAAGGACATCATTCCTGTAGAGATGCTACGACTCACAAAGTACCCCTTGCTGCTAGACAACATCGTCAAGTACACAGGTGCTGTAGTGTTGCCTTACCACAGCTCTTACCACaatttgttcatgttttaatcACCACATCTCTAAAagctacacacacagtcaacTTGCAACAACAGATAAAGCTGTTATTACAATCTTCAAACAATCTATCAGTTATGTTCTTAGTTAATTGTACAATGAATGGCAAAATATCCCAGTCACGAGTTTATTCTGTTGCACGGAAGAATGGATATACACAGAGAAATTACGCTTTTAAGCCCCTGTTACACTcattatcttaaaaaaaatacattcagtttcCATCTCCACTGACTTGATAAGCGATACTTTATTACATCTGCAGCCTAGGATGACTGTACAGCTCGCCGCACCAGTGCAAGCGTCTGAAATATCTTTCCTGATTATCTGATCGAAATGAATTCACAGCCGCAGCGTCGCTGCTTGTGACCAACTTGAGTCGACTTCATTGTTATTTTCTCCAGCCTTTCTCCCGTGATCCTCTGATCAATTACAACCTACGAGGCAGTTAATGCATTGTGGAAATTAATTTACTCACGTTGCGAGTATCCATGGCAACCAGCCGTATCTCATTTGAATTTAACAATCCGAATCCATTATATAAAAGTGGAATTCGACAGTATCATAAAGTAAAGTCGTAAGCAACGCTCTGTGTGGCAGCATGCCAATTATTAGTAAATTATAGCAACAAATGGAGAGATAATCAGTTTAATGGCGCTGGAGTGATGGTgtacattttgggaaatgtcaCGCCCATTATTCGGTTCGTTTTATTCTTGGCTGGGGTTTGGGTGTCACACTGAGAGAGTGGACTAACGATAAAGTATGGCCAGCCATTATGGGACCATAATGCCCCCCTCTGCTTTATCATAATTTTTGAGAATGATGGTGTGTTAATGCTCGAGAGAAATACCAATTTGTCAGACGGCCCCCAGCAGAATTAAGGAGCACTAATTCTATTTGATTTCATAACATCTTTTAGACAATGCTGTGGAAAAGGACAAAGTTAAGCAGGCAGCAGACTGTTGCAGAAAGATCCTCAGTCACGTCAACCAGGCTGTGAAGGAATCTGAGGACAAGCAGGTACGACGTTTTGTTAAATCCCCTTTCAGTTTTATGCAATATCCTagatttcttcttcctcctcctcttctgtcttatCGTAtgtcctgcttttttttccccccaactcGCTCTGCcgcaatttattttttcactccGTGCTTTGCTCCCCAGGCAGTGGCTTCCTCTTAAAGAGCActtatttatccttttttttcccatctccGTTTCTCCATTTCCTTCCTCTAGAGGTTGGAGGACTATCAGAGAAGATTGGACCTCTCCTCTCTAAAGCAGACGGACAACCCCATGATCCTGGAGTTAAAGGTGAGTAATCTGCGCGAGCCATTTAGCTCCTTTTAAAGCTTACTCAGTTCTTGTGCGCCCACATctgcaagataaaaaaaagcactttgtgAAAGTTGACTTCATGCCCAGCAGCTAATATTcaaaagctgttttattttcctgtttatCAGAACCTGGATTTAACCAAGCGAACTTTAGTGCACGAGGGGCCACTATCGTGGAAAGTGAACAAGGACAAGACCATCGGTTCGTAACGGGTGCTTTATAAGAATTTTATCATCGCCGCGTTGCTCATGTGGCGCAGCGTTCGACTCCAGTTGCCCAATGTCTCATGTTTGACTGCAAGTTTCCTTTCGTCTCCTGTCAGAGTTGTACACGCTCCTCCTAGAGGACATCATAGTTCTGCTACAGAAACAAGACGAGCGTCTGATCCTTAAGTGTCACAGCAAAAACCTGGCAGGCAGCGCCGACACCAAACATATCTTCAGCCCCATCATCAAACTCAACACTGTGTTAGTGCGCTCCGTGGCTACAGGTCAGTTACCATGAAAATGTTGAGTAACGTAACTGAAAACATCACGTATGTGGCCTGAATAATATTCATCTCATCCCAAATCTTCTGTTCACCCTCTCTCCTGCCAGACAACAAGTCCTTCTTCGTTCTCTCCATGTCAGACAACGGAGCCCAGATATACGAGCTAATGGCCCCCACAGTCTCGGACCAGAGAACGTGAGACCAAGTGCCCTTTGATTGATCCATATCATTTTTATCGCTCCAGTCATTAAACGGCCTCATAACTGTTATTTTCCTACCGCACAAGGTGGCAGCGTCTGATCACCCATAGAGCTGAAGCCATGAAAGTCAAGCCTCACAGCGTCATACCGTTACCTCAGACCGAGTACGTTCCTCGTCATTATCGCTTCAGTTTGATCAGATCCGACGGTCGCCGGGGTTTGAGTTTGACACTAACGTGAAATGATTCTGCTTGTGTGCCAGTGGAGACCGAGACAGTGTGGAGATCATTCCGGCAGGTGTTTCCAGATTG
This sequence is a window from Mugil cephalus isolate CIBA_MC_2020 chromosome 9, CIBA_Mcephalus_1.1, whole genome shotgun sequence. Protein-coding genes within it:
- the arhgef12a gene encoding rho guanine nucleotide exchange factor 12 isoform X3, whose product is MSDTQSSFTDRFPKKANRTSSILTKDHPPDKKPKSDKPTPSSNEFDPTGLVHRCVIIQKDENGFGLTVSGDNPVFVQLVKEDGAAMRAGVQTGDRIIKVNGTLVTHSNHIEVVKLIKSGSYVALTVLGRPPGLAQIPLPEAEPEMLGVSISSPNSPASERPYSPQDRLSSPQPPWDESSTVCNQKADILQKKLSKEQQELQAMKEEYSRNPSPKLLKDIQEAKKHIPQLQGQLLKATGTTQDAVPGGDAEDSSLFETERTLALKGDNSTDLSWSSTPISRIFGHVSPESQFQRESSCPSPKSTPRNSLNSCHSPETEDATDLDSLSPTTVSSPSYSRLVSQIIGAEDDYFDSDQEQANGQCNSFNSIEQLKSRPAHLAAFLHHVISQFDPAPVLCYLYADLYKQTNSKETRRVFMDLHNFFIDRGAHLKVTVPESVSSDLDRRRTELIPEEINRQHVQTLQDSLLPDIQKNLEDFRQKRSMGLTVAEVELARLDHERGRDRVTLERERSYAENIIAKIEDILLSTQTTEEEKCTTMQYVIYTYMKHLGVRVKEPRSLESKRVRISFLPKIKKSMKAEKEGEEKVKKNRFQSILAPQRRPSRIEAASVGKALDSRPRPQKQLSQPSLGASDHAEAVRLRGSQSSEGSELTHFMAVNTSSPISATYSSDNSRDAESCGTPTSGISRLSDGPQPDPLEGLTYAAPNFDLYSLDQLQEDDRESDKPHEGTPKAIRRLEGLGAADVQSEDDQGTDSEHDPPNWQQLVGRDVLAGLRPHEIKRQEVINELFYTERAHVRMLKVLDLVFYQKLSKEAILPPADIKNIFTNLEEILQLHVSILEQMVAVRKRNESSVIDQIGDDLLSWFSGAEEEKIKQAVGTFCSNQPFALEIIKTKQKKDSRFTSFIQEAESNRQCRRLQLKDIIPVEMLRLTKYPLLLDNIVKYTDNAVEKDKVKQAADCCRKILSHVNQAVKESEDKQRLEDYQRRLDLSSLKQTDNPMILELKNLDLTKRTLVHEGPLSWKVNKDKTIELYTLLLEDIIVLLQKQDERLILKCHSKNLAGSADTKHIFSPIIKLNTVLVRSVATDNKSFFVLSMSDNGAQIYELMAPTVSDQRTWQRLITHRAEAMKVKPHSVIPLPQTDGDRDSVEIIPAGVSRLGADPDRTSTGSTQSTDKESSPASRSALQSSLPGNSPFEGVKADEDEEEGFVKLEMPYEGAEDGREGDSFNMFPSRADEALKSLAALKQVLVTQLMCQGPAEITKRSTGARLLRTTSLRTPVDFRARVTVHNGSEKSSSQTEDMAQDLGSGDTGFFDSPEDYAGYLVLEGYGGTGESSTDDDILASTTGKQLSASQGCAADSGINLRFSSTSQAGSLSSFSRQVLSHLRNLQANLSYLKEVESKYNNLIRQRPERSAADTDGNKDKR